A DNA window from Massilia putida contains the following coding sequences:
- a CDS encoding ABC transporter substrate-binding protein: MKFLALSLLLAFGSANAAETIRVAIGTQDTTINCATGGLLIRELHLLEKYLPHDGKYKDVKYDIEWKNFTSGAPLTNEMVAGKLDIGSMADFPGSFNGAAHAKAGKKSLFITVLSGSTLGSGNGIVVPKNSPVQSLAELKGKTISVPFASTAHGMLLRAVKAQGWDPEKDVNITTQAPEVAGSALQSNKVDAHADFVPFAELFPHRGFARKIYDGSQAQAPTMHGSLVDAAYAKKYPEVVVAYLRAAIEADRLIAAEPEKYSELIAKVTGIEAEVNYLFHGPVGLQTRDFTWKPEYRQAVKTSIETLRLLKRTDADIDVNTFIDDSYIRTAFKQAGLDYDKQLKNYDKLPLRAKDAVTGKPITDYRHLTQIWVQGEPLVRHYASATSAIAELRKLEQAGKKVRTVYAHDQGSGLKLLAGDAWFVVDGNGKDVGAYLLKADAQTQAAKVKGKVVDFETLKGGKSI; this comes from the coding sequence ATGAAATTCCTTGCCCTGTCCCTGCTCCTCGCCTTCGGCAGCGCCAACGCGGCCGAAACGATCCGCGTCGCCATCGGCACGCAGGACACGACCATCAACTGCGCCACCGGCGGCCTCTTGATCCGCGAGCTGCACCTGCTGGAAAAATACCTGCCGCACGACGGCAAGTACAAGGACGTCAAGTACGACATCGAGTGGAAGAATTTCACGTCGGGCGCGCCGCTGACGAACGAGATGGTGGCCGGCAAACTCGACATCGGTTCGATGGCCGACTTCCCCGGCTCCTTCAACGGCGCCGCGCACGCCAAGGCGGGCAAGAAGAGCCTCTTCATCACCGTCCTGTCGGGCAGCACGCTCGGTTCCGGCAACGGCATCGTCGTGCCGAAGAACTCGCCCGTGCAATCACTGGCGGAACTGAAGGGCAAGACGATCTCCGTGCCGTTCGCCTCCACCGCCCACGGGATGCTGCTGCGCGCCGTGAAAGCCCAGGGCTGGGATCCGGAAAAGGACGTGAACATCACGACGCAGGCGCCGGAAGTCGCCGGCTCGGCCCTGCAGAGCAACAAGGTCGACGCGCACGCCGACTTCGTCCCTTTTGCCGAACTGTTCCCGCACCGCGGCTTCGCCCGCAAGATCTACGACGGCTCGCAAGCCCAGGCGCCCACGATGCACGGCAGCCTCGTCGACGCGGCGTATGCGAAAAAGTATCCGGAGGTCGTCGTCGCCTACCTGCGCGCCGCCATCGAGGCCGACCGCCTGATCGCGGCCGAGCCGGAAAAATACAGTGAGCTGATCGCGAAAGTCACCGGCATCGAAGCGGAAGTGAACTACCTGTTCCACGGTCCGGTGGGCCTGCAGACGCGCGACTTCACGTGGAAGCCGGAATACCGCCAAGCCGTGAAAACCTCGATCGAGACCCTGCGCCTGCTGAAGCGCACGGATGCCGACATCGACGTGAACACCTTCATCGACGATTCGTACATCCGCACCGCGTTCAAACAGGCGGGCCTGGATTACGACAAGCAGCTGAAGAACTACGACAAGCTGCCGTTGAGGGCAAAGGACGCCGTCACCGGCAAACCGATCACCGACTACCGCCACCTCACGCAGATCTGGGTCCAGGGCGAACCGCTCGTGCGCCACTACGCGAGCGCGACGAGCGCGATCGCCGAGCTGCGCAAGCTCGAACAGGCGGGCAAGAAGGTGCGCACCGTGTACGCCCACGACCAGGGCTCGGGCCTGAAGCTGCTGGCGGGCGACGCGTGGTTCGTCGTGGACGGCAACGGCAAGGACGTCGGTGCGTATCTGCTGAAGGCGGATGCGCAGACGCAGGCGGCCAAGGTGAAGGGCAAGGTGGTCGATTTCGAGACGCTCAAGGGCGGGAAATCGATCTGA
- a CDS encoding 4Fe-4S dicluster domain-containing protein, translating to MPTTINITSVPVTVDDDKCIAHKGCTVCVDVCPLDVLAIDMVKGKAYMKFDECWYCMPCEKDCPTGAVHVDIPYLLR from the coding sequence ATGCCGACCACCATCAACATCACCAGCGTCCCGGTCACCGTCGACGACGACAAATGCATCGCGCACAAGGGCTGCACCGTGTGCGTGGACGTATGCCCCCTCGACGTGCTGGCCATCGACATGGTCAAGGGCAAGGCCTACATGAAGTTCGACGAATGCTGGTACTGCATGCCGTGCGAGAAGGATTGCCCGACCGGCGCCGTCCACGTCGATATCCCGTATCTGTTGCGCTGA
- a CDS encoding fumarate reductase/succinate dehydrogenase flavoprotein subunit, producing METHIQTVDVLVIGGGTAGPMAAVKAKEANPQLRVLLLEKANVKRSGAISMGMDGLNNAVVPGFATPEQYVKEITIANDGIVNQATVMAYARNSYAMIEELDSWGVKFEKDETGDYAMRKVHHMGTYVLPMPEGHDIKKVLYRRLKRARVAITNRLVATRLLTADDGAIAGAMAFDCRTGDFHVIRATSVVLATGAAGRLGLPASGYLFGTYENATNAGDGYSMAYHAGAELSGIECFQINPLIKDYNGPACAYVTGPFGGHTTNAKGERFIECDYWSGQMMQEFYDELQGGNGPVFLKMNHLAEETIQTIETILHTNERPSRGRFHEGRGTDYREQMVEMHISEIGLCSGHSASGVWVDEHARTTVPGLHAAGDLACVPHNYMLGAFVYGRLAGESAAAYCAAHALPEVDEAQVERERARVWAPLAREDGLPPNQVEYKLRRMVNDYLQPPKVTRKMEIGLQRFETIRADLDRLQARNPHELMRAMEIHAIRDCAEMAARASLYRTESRWGLYHNRVDYRERNDADWFVHVQIKKDDDRMTCFKRPVAPYIVPLDDSEKDAYRRLRVHKTEALAA from the coding sequence ATGGAAACGCATATTCAAACCGTCGACGTGCTCGTGATCGGCGGCGGCACGGCCGGCCCGATGGCCGCCGTCAAGGCCAAGGAAGCGAACCCGCAGCTGCGCGTGCTGCTGCTGGAAAAGGCCAACGTCAAGCGCAGCGGCGCCATCTCGATGGGCATGGATGGCCTCAACAACGCCGTGGTGCCGGGCTTTGCGACGCCCGAGCAGTACGTCAAGGAGATCACCATCGCCAACGACGGCATCGTCAACCAGGCCACCGTGATGGCCTACGCGCGGAACAGCTACGCCATGATCGAGGAGCTGGACAGCTGGGGCGTGAAGTTCGAAAAGGACGAGACGGGCGACTACGCGATGCGCAAGGTCCACCACATGGGCACGTACGTCCTGCCGATGCCCGAGGGCCACGACATCAAGAAGGTGCTGTACCGCCGCCTGAAACGGGCCCGCGTCGCGATCACCAACCGCCTGGTCGCCACGCGATTGCTGACCGCGGACGACGGTGCCATCGCCGGCGCGATGGCCTTCGACTGCCGCACGGGCGACTTCCACGTGATCCGTGCGACCTCCGTCGTGCTGGCGACGGGCGCCGCCGGCCGCCTCGGCCTGCCCGCCTCCGGCTATCTGTTCGGCACCTACGAGAACGCGACCAACGCGGGCGACGGCTACAGCATGGCCTACCACGCGGGCGCGGAACTGTCCGGCATCGAGTGCTTCCAGATCAACCCGTTGATCAAGGATTACAACGGCCCCGCCTGCGCGTACGTGACCGGCCCGTTCGGCGGCCACACGACCAATGCGAAGGGCGAGCGCTTCATCGAATGCGATTACTGGAGCGGCCAGATGATGCAGGAGTTCTACGACGAGCTCCAAGGCGGCAACGGCCCCGTGTTCCTCAAGATGAACCACCTGGCCGAGGAAACCATCCAGACCATCGAGACGATCCTGCACACGAACGAGCGCCCGAGCCGCGGCCGCTTCCACGAAGGACGCGGCACCGACTACCGCGAGCAGATGGTCGAGATGCACATCTCCGAGATCGGCCTGTGCAGCGGCCACTCGGCATCCGGCGTGTGGGTCGACGAGCATGCGCGCACGACGGTGCCGGGCCTGCACGCGGCCGGCGACCTCGCCTGCGTGCCCCATAACTACATGCTGGGCGCCTTCGTCTACGGCCGCCTGGCCGGGGAAAGCGCGGCCGCCTACTGCGCCGCGCACGCGCTGCCGGAAGTCGACGAGGCCCAGGTCGAACGCGAACGCGCCCGCGTATGGGCGCCGCTGGCGCGCGAGGACGGGCTGCCGCCGAACCAGGTCGAGTACAAGCTGCGCCGCATGGTCAACGACTACCTGCAGCCGCCGAAGGTCACGCGCAAGATGGAGATCGGCCTGCAGCGCTTCGAGACGATCCGCGCCGACCTCGATCGCCTGCAGGCGAGGAATCCGCATGAACTGATGCGCGCGATGGAGATCCACGCGATCCGCGACTGCGCCGAGATGGCCGCGCGCGCGTCGCTGTACCGCACGGAGAGCCGCTGGGGCCTGTACCACAACCGCGTCGACTACCGAGAGCGCAACGATGCCGACTGGTTCGTGCACGTGCAGATCAAGAAGGACGACGACCGGATGACCTGCTTCAAGCGCCCCGTCGCGCCCTACATCGTTCCGCTCGACGACAGCGAGAAGGACGCCTACCGCCGCCTGCGCGTGCACAAGACCGAGGCCCTCGCGGCCTGA
- a CDS encoding GntR family transcriptional regulator, with protein MTTFRAIEQSAIPLYSQVRERLRERIADGTYAPQARLPSESEIGALLKVSRITVRQALGDLQKEGVIVKVPGKGTFVATSRPSQELARLEGFGEAMSRKGHRIVNRVVKHAQVKAPPAVAERLRIAPGAPVTEIQRVRWLDREPVSFEITYLPPAIGERLRGENLAGRDIFLILEADYGIALGYADIQIGAANAYSTPADIGLAKALRVEPGAALLRIERLTWTADGVPLDFEYLYVRGEAFQYALRLPRHP; from the coding sequence TGTATTCGCAGGTCCGTGAACGGCTGCGCGAACGCATCGCCGACGGCACTTATGCGCCGCAAGCGCGCCTGCCGTCCGAGAGCGAGATCGGCGCCCTCCTCAAGGTCAGCCGCATCACCGTGCGCCAGGCGCTGGGCGATCTGCAGAAGGAAGGCGTGATCGTCAAGGTGCCCGGCAAGGGCACGTTCGTGGCAACGAGCCGTCCGAGCCAGGAGCTGGCGCGGCTGGAAGGCTTCGGCGAAGCCATGTCGCGCAAGGGCCACCGGATCGTCAACCGCGTCGTGAAGCACGCGCAGGTAAAAGCGCCGCCGGCCGTCGCGGAGCGGCTGCGCATCGCGCCGGGCGCGCCGGTGACGGAAATCCAGCGCGTGCGCTGGCTCGACCGCGAACCCGTGTCGTTCGAGATCACGTATCTGCCGCCCGCGATCGGCGAGCGGCTGCGCGGCGAAAACCTGGCCGGGCGCGACATCTTCCTGATCCTGGAAGCCGACTACGGCATCGCGCTCGGCTATGCCGACATCCAGATCGGTGCCGCGAATGCGTACTCAACCCCGGCGGACATCGGGCTGGCCAAGGCGCTGCGCGTGGAACCGGGTGCCGCCCTGCTGCGCATCGAGCGTCTGACGTGGACGGCGGACGGCGTGCCGCTCGACTTCGAATACCTGTACGTCCGCGGCGAAGCGTTCCAGTACGCCCTGCGCCTGCCGCGCCATCCCTGA